A window of the Catenulispora sp. GP43 genome harbors these coding sequences:
- a CDS encoding bacterial proteasome activator family protein, with product MAGRVIVVPAEVAGGARGDDESGENPMNVAEMVEQPAKVMRIGSMIKQLLEEVRAAPLDEASRARLREIHRSSIAELEKGLAPELVAELERLSLPFAEDEVPSESELRIAQAQLVGWLEGLFHGIQTALFAQQMAARAQLEQIRRALPPGSVPPNMAADGEQPGRISGAGPYL from the coding sequence ATGGCCGGCCGGGTCATCGTGGTGCCCGCGGAGGTCGCCGGCGGCGCGCGCGGCGACGACGAGTCCGGCGAGAACCCGATGAACGTCGCCGAGATGGTCGAGCAGCCCGCCAAGGTGATGCGGATCGGCTCGATGATCAAGCAGCTGCTGGAGGAAGTGCGGGCCGCGCCTTTGGACGAGGCTTCCCGGGCCCGCCTGCGCGAGATCCACCGCTCCTCGATCGCGGAGCTGGAGAAGGGCCTGGCCCCCGAGCTCGTGGCCGAGCTGGAGCGGCTGTCGCTGCCCTTCGCCGAGGACGAGGTCCCCAGCGAGTCCGAGCTCCGGATCGCCCAGGCCCAGCTGGTCGGCTGGCTGGAGGGGCTGTTCCACGGCATCCAGACCGCCCTGTTCGCGCAGCAGATGGCCGCGCGGGCGCAGCTGGAGCAGATCCGGCGCGCGCTGCCGCCAGGATCCGTGCCGCCCAACATGGCGGCCGACGGTGAGCAGCCGGGGCGGATCAGCGGCGCGGGACCGTACCTGTAG
- a CDS encoding phosphotransferase enzyme family protein, producing MPGTSGPLQALFLRFGLPAPTAFRPVDCGLLNRSYQITSTDRLYFLKHYLPWRGIGSGLPDAYGRRRSAAQTLRWQHETVIRLQAAGLPAVAPLRDPHGRTVAYVRGRPFAVFPWNDGVHRHGRHMQEIDAHRLGALLADIHTGLARVLPRVPQPLYVPTASERRAVAEAEQLLAVVETGPGRDEMDSLSAHRLRERLALIPEVAHLRPAPDAVGTVGYIHGDFHAGNVMWSALEPGSRVTAVVDWEKTAVAPCGDEVVSTALVFFTGEYSGQLDLDLVRAFIGGYAAARPEFSERELSDSVRRVWWERLTDFWILTWHYHQADHRADSLFPATAALVPWWTENYAKVLDAFLEGAASATGTVPRR from the coding sequence TGCCTGCGCCGACCGCTTTCCGCCCTGTGGACTGCGGACTTCTCAACCGGTCCTATCAGATTACGTCCACAGACCGGCTCTACTTCCTAAAGCACTATCTGCCCTGGCGAGGAATCGGTTCCGGACTCCCGGACGCCTACGGCCGACGGCGCTCAGCAGCCCAAACACTGCGCTGGCAGCACGAAACCGTGATCCGATTACAGGCGGCGGGTCTCCCCGCAGTCGCCCCGTTAAGGGATCCCCATGGCCGTACGGTCGCATATGTAAGGGGACGCCCCTTTGCGGTGTTCCCCTGGAACGACGGCGTGCACCGCCACGGCAGACATATGCAGGAAATCGATGCGCACCGTTTGGGCGCCCTGCTCGCCGATATCCACACGGGCCTGGCGCGGGTCCTTCCCCGGGTGCCCCAGCCGCTGTACGTCCCGACCGCCTCCGAGCGCCGTGCCGTCGCCGAGGCCGAACAGCTCCTCGCGGTGGTCGAGACCGGTCCTGGCCGGGACGAGATGGACTCGCTGTCCGCGCACCGATTACGGGAGCGCTTAGCGCTCATTCCCGAGGTCGCACACCTCCGGCCCGCACCGGACGCCGTGGGGACCGTCGGCTACATCCACGGAGACTTCCACGCCGGGAACGTCATGTGGTCGGCCCTGGAGCCCGGAAGCCGGGTGACAGCGGTCGTGGACTGGGAGAAGACGGCCGTCGCGCCGTGTGGGGACGAGGTGGTGAGCACCGCTTTGGTGTTCTTCACCGGGGAGTACTCAGGTCAGCTCGACCTGGATCTGGTGCGTGCGTTCATCGGGGGCTACGCCGCGGCGCGCCCCGAGTTCTCCGAGCGGGAGCTCTCCGACTCCGTACGTCGGGTCTGGTGGGAGCGCCTCACCGACTTCTGGATCCTGACATGGCACTACCACCAGGCCGACCACCGGGCGGACTCGCTGTTCCCCGCCACCGCGGCACTGGTGCCGTGGTGGACGGAGAACTACGCGAAGGTCCTGGACGCCTTCCTGGAAGGCGCCGCGTCGGCTACAGGTACGGTCCCGCGCCGCTGA